Proteins found in one Rickettsiales bacterium genomic segment:
- a CDS encoding penicillin-binding protein 2, translated as MTRHSTSSIPVHRMQRDSASKRSLDQCRTRLVFIAGLLLMCYALLAVRIIDVSLLQPNNNRNQMMANNGLTPVKKVNTVTRGSIYDRNGELLAVSLPSQTLYAKPRIIDRFGAKEAAEKLAHIFPDLDRKKILKKLNPKRSFVYLKRHITPSQMEAVNALGIPGLEFEEAMRRVYPHGNSFSHTVGFTNVDGEGLSAIEKKFDKSLSEKGEDLTLSMDARLQHILRDELRSGMEEFKAIGGVGVVMDITNGEIMALSSLPDFDPNEPKKATADARFNRAATGVYEMGSTFKTFTTAMALHHKTAKIFDRYDVTKPIKIAKYTIRDSHPENRWLTVPEIFMLSSNIGTVKMVMDVGKKRQQDFLKQLGLFERVPIELPEVAMPLIPKTWRDINMMTISYGHGISVTPLHLIQSIGTLLGDGKKLSPTLIKDAHNEETKTRPTVIAQETTDQLRKLMRLVVEHGTARKANAVGYRVGGKTGTAEKVKNGNYRDKDKLASFVGVFPTEAPRYVILAMLDEPRGNKSTYGYATGGWVAAPIVKRIIEKMAPLYGIRPIFELPAEGTAKGAKVQAISF; from the coding sequence ATGACCCGACATAGCACCTCATCCATTCCCGTCCACCGCATGCAGCGCGATAGCGCCAGCAAGCGCTCGCTGGACCAATGCCGAACCCGCCTTGTTTTCATCGCGGGCTTATTGCTGATGTGCTACGCGCTATTAGCCGTTCGCATTATCGATGTCTCACTATTGCAGCCCAATAATAACCGTAACCAGATGATGGCCAATAACGGCCTCACTCCGGTGAAAAAAGTAAACACAGTCACGCGCGGCAGCATTTATGACCGCAACGGTGAACTGCTCGCCGTATCCCTACCCTCGCAAACGCTTTACGCAAAACCGCGCATCATTGACCGTTTCGGCGCAAAAGAGGCAGCGGAAAAACTCGCTCATATCTTCCCAGACCTCGACCGAAAAAAGATTCTCAAAAAGCTCAACCCCAAACGCAGCTTCGTTTATCTCAAACGCCACATCACGCCATCACAAATGGAAGCGGTGAACGCACTCGGCATTCCTGGCTTAGAATTTGAAGAAGCCATGCGCCGCGTTTACCCACACGGAAATTCCTTCAGCCACACGGTTGGCTTTACCAATGTCGATGGCGAGGGCCTCTCCGCGATTGAAAAGAAATTCGATAAAAGCTTAAGCGAAAAAGGCGAAGATCTCACCCTCTCCATGGATGCCCGCTTACAGCACATCCTGCGCGACGAGCTACGCTCCGGCATGGAAGAGTTCAAAGCCATTGGCGGCGTCGGCGTAGTCATGGATATCACCAATGGCGAGATTATGGCACTCTCCAGCCTGCCCGATTTCGACCCGAACGAGCCGAAAAAAGCTACAGCCGACGCTCGCTTCAACCGCGCCGCAACGGGGGTGTATGAAATGGGATCTACCTTTAAAACCTTCACCACTGCGATGGCACTTCACCATAAAACCGCCAAAATATTTGACCGCTACGATGTTACGAAGCCGATTAAAATCGCCAAATATACCATCCGCGATAGCCATCCTGAAAATCGGTGGCTGACAGTTCCGGAGATTTTCATGCTCTCTTCCAATATTGGTACCGTGAAAATGGTGATGGATGTTGGCAAAAAACGCCAACAAGATTTCCTAAAACAACTCGGCCTATTCGAGCGTGTGCCGATTGAGCTGCCCGAAGTCGCAATGCCGCTCATCCCTAAAACATGGCGCGACATTAACATGATGACGATCTCCTACGGTCACGGCATCTCCGTCACGCCGCTGCACTTGATACAAAGTATCGGCACCTTGCTGGGCGATGGCAAAAAGCTTTCCCCCACCCTCATCAAAGACGCGCATAACGAAGAGACCAAAACACGCCCAACCGTAATCGCGCAAGAGACCACCGACCAGCTACGCAAACTCATGCGTCTCGTCGTCGAACACGGCACCGCGCGTAAAGCCAACGCCGTGGGTTACCGCGTTGGCGGAAAAACTGGTACGGCGGAAAAAGTCAAAAACGGCAATTACCGCGATAAAGATAAACTCGCATCCTTCGTTGGCGTCTTCCCCACTGAAGCCCCACGCTACGTGATCCTCGCCATGCTAGACGAACCGCGCGGCAATAAAAGCACCTACGGCTATGCCACCGGCGGCTGGGTCGCGGCCCCCATCGTCAAACGCATCATCGAGAAAATGGCCCCCCTCTACGGCATCCGCCCTATATTTGAGTTGCCAGCCGAAGGCACCGCTAAAGGCGCAAAGGTGCAAGCGATTTCGTTCTAG
- the rsmH gene encoding 16S rRNA (cytosine(1402)-N(4))-methyltransferase RsmH, protein MEQNAPHIPVMLPEVLETLAPVNDEIYVDATFGAGGYSRAILEAAECKLYAIDRDPDVNGFAEKLQQDFPDRFIFLAGSFSEMTELLAAHGVTKVDGIVMDLGVSSMQIDQAERGFSFMRDGALDMRQSQQGQSAADAVNSMEADELANILYKYGEEKKSRRIARAIIAAREEAPIETTLQLAEIIAKAAPKGKQKIHPATRSFQALRIYVNRELEELETALASSKHLLNSGGRLVVVSFHSLEDRIAKHFFTTCSRENLGGSRHLPVAEEVAPPLFTMPYRKKAVAASTEESAINARSRSAKLRIGIRTEEAA, encoded by the coding sequence ATGGAGCAAAACGCACCTCACATTCCTGTTATGTTACCTGAGGTGCTGGAGACTCTAGCCCCCGTAAATGACGAAATCTATGTAGATGCCACGTTTGGCGCCGGTGGGTATAGCCGCGCGATATTAGAAGCCGCCGAATGTAAACTCTACGCGATTGACCGCGATCCGGATGTGAATGGATTTGCTGAAAAGCTTCAACAAGACTTTCCAGATCGCTTTATCTTCCTCGCCGGAAGCTTTTCAGAAATGACCGAACTCCTCGCCGCACATGGCGTCACCAAAGTCGATGGCATCGTCATGGATTTAGGCGTGTCGTCGATGCAGATAGACCAAGCTGAACGTGGATTCAGCTTCATGCGCGATGGCGCACTCGATATGCGTCAGAGCCAGCAGGGCCAATCGGCGGCTGATGCGGTGAATTCGATGGAAGCCGATGAACTTGCCAATATTCTTTATAAATACGGCGAAGAAAAGAAGTCTCGCCGTATTGCTCGCGCGATAATCGCCGCTCGCGAAGAAGCGCCGATTGAAACAACGCTACAATTAGCTGAAATTATCGCCAAAGCTGCGCCGAAGGGGAAACAAAAAATCCACCCTGCCACACGCAGCTTTCAGGCGCTCCGCATTTACGTCAACCGCGAGTTGGAAGAATTGGAAACGGCGCTAGCCTCCTCCAAACACCTCCTAAACAGCGGCGGACGACTCGTAGTCGTAAGCTTCCATTCGCTGGAAGATCGCATTGCGAAACACTTTTTCACAACTTGCTCTCGTGAAAACCTTGGGGGGTCACGGCATTTGCCGGTGGCAGAAGAAGTGGCCCCTCCACTTTTCACCATGCCCTATCGAAAGAAGGCCGTGGCAGCAAGTACCGAAGAATCCGCCATTAACGCACGTTCGCGTTCGGCAAAATTACGCATAGGCATTCGCACCGAGGAAGCAGCATGA
- the mraZ gene encoding division/cell wall cluster transcriptional repressor MraZ: protein MALFLSTFTNKIDKKGRVSIPAPFRSALADQEFHGIIAYGSFINPCIEACGYDRIAKLSANIETLDPFSEERDAFATTILGGSSQISFDGEGRVLLPETLIADAGLTDHALFVGKGETFEIWEPKAFEAYAEQARKLARAQRLKLRAESMKGGDA, encoded by the coding sequence GGGGCGTGTATCCATTCCTGCACCCTTCCGCTCGGCTCTCGCAGACCAAGAATTTCACGGCATTATCGCTTACGGCTCTTTCATCAATCCTTGCATTGAAGCCTGCGGATATGACCGTATCGCCAAACTCTCCGCTAATATTGAAACACTCGACCCGTTCTCTGAAGAACGCGACGCCTTCGCGACCACTATTCTCGGTGGCAGCTCGCAAATTTCCTTTGATGGTGAAGGCCGCGTGCTTTTACCAGAAACACTTATTGCAGATGCAGGCCTAACCGATCACGCGCTGTTCGTCGGTAAAGGCGAAACCTTTGAGATATGGGAACCAAAAGCCTTTGAAGCTTACGCTGAACAAGCACGCAAGCTCGCACGCGCACAACGCCTGAAACTTCGTGCCGAAAGCATGAAAGGCGGCGACGCATGA